A portion of the Pseudomonas protegens CHA0 genome contains these proteins:
- the speB gene encoding agmatinase: protein MDKILHQPLGGNEMPRFGGIATMMRLPHLQSAAGLDAAFVGVPLDIGTSLRAGTRFGPREIRAESVMIRPYNMATGAAPFDSLSVADIGDVAINTFNLLDAVRIIEEAYDGILEHNVIPLTLGGDHTITLPILRAIHKKHGKVGLVHIDAHADVNDHMFGEKIAHGTTFRRAVEEGLLDCDRVVQIGLRAQGYTAEDFNWSRKQGFRVVQAEECWHKSLEPLMAEVREKVGNGPVYLSFDIDGIDPAWAPGTGTPEIGGLTTIQAIEIVRGCQGLDLVGCDLVEVSPPYDTTGNTSLLGANLLYEMLCVLPGVAHR from the coding sequence GTGGACAAGATTCTCCACCAACCACTGGGCGGCAACGAAATGCCGCGCTTCGGCGGCATCGCCACCATGATGCGTCTTCCCCATCTGCAATCCGCTGCCGGCCTGGACGCTGCGTTCGTCGGCGTGCCCCTGGACATCGGCACCTCGCTGCGTGCCGGCACCCGTTTCGGCCCGCGGGAAATCCGTGCCGAATCAGTCATGATCCGCCCTTACAACATGGCCACCGGCGCTGCCCCGTTCGACTCGCTGTCGGTGGCCGACATCGGCGACGTAGCGATCAACACCTTCAACCTGCTGGACGCGGTGCGCATCATCGAAGAAGCCTATGACGGCATCCTCGAACACAACGTGATTCCCCTGACCCTGGGCGGCGACCACACCATCACCCTGCCGATCCTGCGGGCCATCCACAAGAAACACGGCAAGGTCGGGCTGGTGCACATCGATGCCCACGCCGATGTCAACGACCACATGTTCGGTGAGAAGATCGCCCACGGCACCACCTTCCGCCGCGCCGTGGAAGAAGGCCTGCTGGACTGCGACCGCGTGGTGCAGATCGGCCTGCGCGCCCAGGGCTACACCGCCGAAGACTTCAACTGGAGCCGCAAGCAGGGCTTTCGCGTGGTCCAGGCCGAAGAATGCTGGCACAAATCCCTGGAGCCCTTGATGGCCGAAGTCCGCGAGAAAGTCGGCAACGGCCCGGTGTACCTGAGCTTCGACATCGACGGCATCGACCCGGCCTGGGCCCCAGGCACCGGCACCCCGGAAATCGGTGGCCTGACCACCATCCAGGCCATCGAGATTGTCCGTGGCTGCCAGGGCCTGGACCTGGTGGGCTGCGACCTGGTGGAGGTTTCGCCGCCTTATGACACCACCGGCAATACCTCGCTGCTGGGCGCCAACCTGCTGTACGAAATGCTCTGCGTGCTGCCTGGCGTCGCCCATCGCTGA